The following is a genomic window from Malus sylvestris chromosome 7, drMalSylv7.2, whole genome shotgun sequence.
caattcaaaataataaattaatcacaaaaagaatgattaaaacgtaatactctcctgattgaagaataaactctctttagcgTAGCGTTAAGAGCgtactgataacgtgttgtaagcataatttattgaacaattatggaggtcatagagagagaaggtgcggcatagagagagaagagagagatgtgtaattgtgaggtgagttttattccaccccattgtgtctttagttatagtagtaggataggtaaaatcaTTTCCCTTAggattataatatttaataggtaatcaactcctaataggaatataagatatatTCCCATatatactaggatttatacaatcacattcataatttaataggactgcaacattaGTGTTATTCTTAAAATTGCCAACAATTGTAAGAATCTGTGTTATATCGTATCTTTGACCAAAAAATTTACATATTATAGATTCTAGTATAAAAGGGAATATTTTTGTTCACCATCCTATTTATTACCGTTAGATGAATTTAAGTTTCGATATACacacaaatctcaaaacttAGACTCATAGAATAATAATAAGTTGGATACGTAGTTAGCATTACCAACACTTGAAGATAATGAACAAAAATACACCTGTAAATGTTAGCATACGGTatttattacaataatttaatacaccacaacaacaaaaaaaaaacccactgaACTGATAATGATGTATGAAAGTTAAAGGTTGTGTGCATCCTACTAATTGAGTGCAAGTAATAAAATATGCATCTTTATCCATTATCTTAGGTGTAGCAGCTTCCTCATGGAAACGGAAATGAGCGAAGAAAGATGGCTAAAAAGATAGGAGAGCAAGTGGTGCATTTCAAGTCCCACGCAAATTATAAGAATTAACTTCTTGTGTTCATCATCTTGAAATGGACAATTTTTTTAGGTGGGAAGCTAATCATGACCAAGAACACTAATAATATAAAGTTTTCAAGGAAGTGGGTGGTTTGTAGGAGAGCAATTTCAACGGTACAAGTACACGACTATCACAGAGTAGTTtagtagttggagatgaatTTTAGGATCGTGTTCCACACGGTACATTTTGAATTCGACTCCTAGCATTGGTGAGTGGTCGTCAAAGGAAGACTGAGATGCCTCTGTGAGTCCTCTAACCCTCGTAAGAATGGATTATCGTGGTAAAGTTACCAATTGGTCTATCTTTGAAAAAAATAGTATGAACATACTATTATTGTGGCGTCATATGCTATAATGATACAACATTATTTGGAGATAAGCTTACACATATCCTCCTATTATTACCATAGAATGCATACTTTTTGTCTTGTAAGTCATTCTCAGTTTGTTGAGTCAAGTTATTAATGAGTGACTATTAAGTCCGAGAATCTTGCTGAAGGCGGATTTTCTTTAGAAGTCGGCCCTTCACACACTTTTTGTTTGTCAGGTTGGATTAtttcatttatataattaaCTGCATGTGTTCTTAAATGACCCCAATCACTCCCAAAACACTACTCACATGGCATAACATGATTGGTGACTAACTTTTGGCTTATAAAAATGAGTGAGCTCTCATAACCTTTCCTGGGAATTTCATCGAAATTACCCAAACATTGAAAACAATCATTCTTTCTTTGGATCCAAAACCCAGAAGCCCtttcattctttctttctctctaaaaagaCACCAAAAATATACTAATACCATGAATACAATCAAAATGCAAATAATTAGGCCTTGTTTGGCAATTTTCTCTCTTCTCATTCTTTCTGGCTTCGCAACTCAAATCCATGGAAGCAAGCAATCGCAAGCACTTTCACAGCTCCACAGATCCAAATTGAAGAACGTCGCCCGCATCGACAAGAGCCCCTTCGTGGTAATTCTTCACGCAAACGCAACCAAAACTCATCCTCAGGAAGGGTTGAAGGTGAAGGATAGGATCGTTAAATTGCCTGGACAACCCAACGTGAAGTTCTCTCAGTATGGCGGGTACGTTACGGTGGATAAAAAAGCCGGCCGTGCAATGTTTTACTATTTAGTTGAAGCTGAGCAAGCTAAGGATTCTTCACCTCTTCTTCTGTGGCTCAATGGAGGTAAATTACTATCCTACCTGCAAATTGTAATGTCAATGCCACCAGCTCAACTGATGATGTTATAATTTGTCATTTGCTGCGAAAGTTATGGGTGGTTAATTGTGATCTCTTTGTCTAAGTATattattttttcctttattttaattattggtgATTGATACAAGTGGAAAATATGAAGTATTCCACTAAAATCCCAACTAAATAGCTGGCTTAAGCTTAGCCAAAATAGCTAGAGCAATGTGCTCATTTTTCTGCAGTCAAATTCTAATTTCTAATCTCCTTTCTTAAAATTTTgataaattaatgtaaaatattaCTTGTTTGAAAACAAAATTCCAAAAACTGCTTCTTGTGTGGTACTAGCTACTCCAACCTATCTTTTCTTTCTGTATTTTCCCACTCTCTTTGTAGTGTTCCCACACCTTTGCATGATGGTTCCTAGTTTTTCTTCGGCCTGATATGATTATTAAaagaataatattttataaCTAATTATGTCCCTCAATTATTGATGCCCTAAACAATAATTTTCATCACCCAAAAGGTTAATTGTAATCAATTGCTTGTCTTGTAAATTTAcaccaattaatttttttcaatgattTAGGCCTAACAACCACATATTGTATTGCGATAGTCGCACCAAACACACGCATGACTCTTTGTTAATCTTGACGTATGTGAAGCTTAATGCAAATTCCCCAGAAGGCTAATCCTGGCACCTCTCCTTAATTTTCGGAAGGGGTGGTCCCTTGTGGAGGATATCTCGGCGCTCATGCTGAATCTAATACGTCTCTCTATTGGaaaatatacataatatataaatgGACGTTGAAAAAGTTTGTGATTTGTATGTTGATAACATGCAGCTCAATTATAtatcagataaatacatatagGTTAGTTGTCCACATGCCACATGATCATTTTTATTTACACAATTGGGTTACCATCTTCTCCTTTCTACCAATGATTTGGCATAAGACTGTTGCGATACACCTAGTGTACTGGTATTTAAACGGTTAGATTGCAattgtaataattcaatcatacaAATTTAGTCATCCAATGCACCGATGCATCTCATACACCAGTATATATAGAATTATCTTAGAACATCATTCTAATTTAGTCTTACTAACTTCCACTTGCATCCTGTGTCAATTGGATCCAGTGACATAAATTACTAACTACTACTTTGATgacattttaataatttattacctATTAATTGGTACATATTAACTGACAATAATATAAGGTTGCCATTGCTTAATATTTTCACAGGACCTGGTTGTTCTTCTCTTGCCTATGGAGCAATGCTCGAGCTTGGACCGTTCCGAATCCACAGCGATGGAAAAACACTTTACAGAAACAGATTTTCATGGAATCATGGTATATATTTAAAACACAATTACCAGACCTTAATTTATAAATCTTCAAAGTttaatctcttttttttcttcagctgCTAATGTGTTGTTCCTTGAGTCTCCTGCTGGGGTGGGATTTTCATACTCAAATAGAACATCAGATTACGATGCAAGCGGGGATAGAAACACAGCTGCagataattatgtatttttggtGAATTGGTTGGAGAGGTTTCCTGAATACAAGGGCAGGGAGTTTTATATCTCTGGGGAAAGTTATGCAGGGCATTATGTACCTCAACTTGCACATACCATTCTCTACCATAATAAAAGGGCTAACAAGACCATTATCAACCTCAAGGGCATAATAGTatgttcctctctctctctctctctctaaaattggGAAGTCCCAACTCTATGGcaaacaattttttgttttatatataaGCAAAATTGGAGGGGGGGATTTCGATACGGAACTATGATTGTAAGggaaaatgctcttaatcaacTGAGCGATTCCCTTAATTGGGAAGCACAAATCTATAGCCAATAATTAGAATTTAGACTCCATGTGGttctatgttcttggattcTTGGTAGTTGGTGAAAGTTGTAAAAAGGTCATAGGAAAAATGCCTGCATTGGAGGTGATTGGTCGCTCCTGGCAAGGGTTGGCCAACTCCCACATTTGGTGGTGCAAAATGGTAGGCTATTTGTCATCATATAATCCCTTTTGCTCTTGGTTTTCCATAATTCTTGGTCTGGTCatcatgtttgttttttatgactGGTGTTACCTTGCCTAATTTTAGTGGGTGGGTGGGAAATCTGCTTATTATATGCTTGACTATCACTTAATGAATTgggtaaaaaaaaggaaaaaaactgAGAATTTATTGTATGAGAAAGTATTTCTGCACTTCTTTTTcattaagaccatctccaaacctgggctaaaagccaaattacctcccccaaattaccccctcaaacactctccaacccatgttaaaattttaggctaaatgccaaatgttatttatgggccaaataccccccagctttccccccgggctaaatgccaaatgtttatcggaatttaaatttttttagattaaaatgttcataaaattaatttacaataatctacatatttattttaaaaaaaattgatttaagaaaaaaattagcctaagttcattctttaataattccgggctaaaattttagggcagaagggttggagcagaaaagatgtttctgggctaaaagccaaaattttcgggctaaaaaatttagcttttagcccaagggttggagatggtcttattttttatattttgcattgggacaaaaaataaatagatgCGTGCAACATGAAAAGGGGTTGCgaaaatcattttccttttttataaTCCGGAGCACTATGCTGGCCACTCGCTCTAATGGATGCGAGATTCATTGGCAcatatttatttacttattaGTACTATATCCTAGGTccatcaaatatatatttaccaTGTCGAATGTTTGTATTACAATTATCTAGTACGACGGTGTGATGGTTAACATCCAAATTTGTTGTCGCTATGACATGTTCAAAGCACTGGTGACAATGAAGCATATAAAGTTCGCTAAAATTTTAGCAACATTGCAAATACCCTATCTCACTTCTTTACTCAAAGCTTTCTTTAATTGTTACATGATGCAGATTGGGAATGCAGTGATCAATGATGAAACTGATACAAAAGGAATGTACGACTACCTTGCGAGCCATGCTATCATTTCAGATAAAACTGCAAATGATATTAATAAGTACTGTAATTTTGCACCTACTGTCACTACCGATCAGCATAAGGAGTGCAGTGATGCCACTGATGCTGCTGCTAAAGATACCTATTACGTTGACATTTATAACATCTATGCCCCTTCATGTTTGTCTACCAACCTCactgcaaaacccaaaaagactTCAGTAAGTTAAAACAAGACCCTAAAATTTTACCGCATATAGATATATGCAACTCTGCTAATTGCAAAACATAATCTTGCGTTAATATATTCATCGTGCAGATATTCAAATTTGATCCGTGTAGTGAGGACTATGCGTATGCATATTTGAATCGGCCTGACGTTCAACAAGCTCTCCATGCCAATGTCACCAAACTCTCTCACGATTGGGAACCATGTAGTGATGTTATCACATGGGGCGATAGCGCATTAACCGTACTACCTCTTTTACATGAGTTCCTGGAGAATGGACTTCGAGTGTGGATTTTCAGGTGAAGTTTCAGACTTTTTCTTGTTCGTATGTTATATATTCTTATAAATGCTATGCAATTTCAATACTTGAAGAAAAGGACTTGCAGTTTTAGTGTTAGGAGTAGAAACGAtcttatttttatgaaaatattgaaTGCAGTGGCGACATTGATGGGAGGGTACCAGTCACTTCAACAAAGTATTCTCTTGACAAGATGAATCTTCCAGTAAAGACTGAGTGGCACGCCTGGTTCCTTAGTGGAGAGGTATTATTAGGAATTGGATCCACTCCTAACCTTAGTGTTCGGAGTTTAAGAATCAACATATCTAGACCGCATAAATTGAATCTGACAGTCTTCATTAACTCATTTTGTTGGCCCACCACACACAAACCaacatctctttttttttttttacacaccaATCAACGGCCTAGATGTGTTGATCCTTAAGCTCCAGACACTGAGGTCCGAAGCGGATCCAACTCCGTAGTATTATAcgacattatttatttattttttctttctactgtTCTTTGTTTCAGTAATTGAATTTTCAGAAGACCTTCAAAAGTCTTCATATGTTCTATATGTGTCGTTGAACAGGTTGCTGGGTACACACAAGTGTTCGAGGGAGGCCTAACATTTGCTACAGTGAGACAGGCAGGGCATCAAGTTCCAAGCTATCAGCCTGCAAGAGGACTTTCACTCATCAAGCACTTCCTTGATGGCACACCTCTTCCTGATACTAAAAGATATAACTAGCTAGCTAATTTCTCCAAATCTTTCTACCTATTCGACTGGCATTACCttgttaataattttttttggtccACACAAGGTTAATTAATTGATTTGTCAAACTTCAAGTTGtaatttattgttattgaaattaataaaagttCACTGCAATTTTTCATGTCCTCTCGCTAGACTAATATCTCATGTAGAAATATGACTTCTTAGATTAACATTTACTTGATATACAAGGAACGGTAACTAAGGAGAAGAATCCAGAAGTAAGGCCGCTATTCTAACACCTCAGGATTACATACCTTGATTTATTTGTAGGATTATATGACGTTATGTAAGATCATATTCCTTTTGATTCTAAACTTTAGATCGCAAAGTTTAGAACCAAAAGGAAAATGATCttacaaacaaaatgattacaaaatttattttgtacactCACTTTAGAAGCTCACAACAATTTTGGGGTACAAATTTTTTGATTATGTTATCTCTTCTCGCAGTGCAGGTATGTATAACAAGTTGCATGAGTGGAGTGCAACCTAATACCATCGGTTAGGAATTCTACGATAAGAGAaactatatgaaaaagatgaactataaaatcaatcatataATTGTATTTATAGCATAACGGAAGGTATTTAACAAGGCGAATGATTACCTTTGAATATagaaatttgagagagaaattcTTGATTTTCGATTAAATAATATGATAAGATGAAAGCTATGAGTTTCACACTTTCATTTGAATATTATAAACATTAGATAATCTAAATTCACGAATCCACGATAAAAGTAATAATCCAAACTAATCTAACTCATTCGATGTTACACAGCGGGGAATAACTTTTCGAAAAGTACAATTAAATAAGTTAGCTAATTATatagaaaacataaaaaacctAATTTGTAGGATCTAGAGGTTCCACTTCCAGACCATTCTTAACTATTTGTCCAGACTATTCTTTTAACTATTTGTCCACCAAGAAAACAATCATAGgcccaaaccaaaacccaaaattaaaaaaattaaaaattaaaaattaaaataccaaACTTTCTTAAAAGCTTTTTGTTGAtgcagaaagtgtcaggttttgtgaccttcgcttggttgcttcggtcactagtgaggataagtacgtaaatgaatagagacagagaagcaaacacaggatgtacgtggttcacccagattggctacgtccacggagtagaggagttcttattagtagtgaagggcttacacaagtacaaaggatcaagctctcaatttagtgagttcttgtgaatgatttaacacaaatggcattaggccttattgtgggggaatgacccctatttatagaaaaacttgtagctttgtcacattgacatgtgtcatgttatgattggttcttgatgtcgacacgtgctgcgctctgattggcttctaatcttgacacgtgtcgagtagtgattggcctccttgtcggaggggaactcttctgggtccttgacagtatagcgttggccggtgctcggtagtttcgggattggtcaagtatggtacaaacagtgctcccctaagttcccgagtgagggaaactcctcggttggggacttgcaagatccaatcccttgagtaatcacgaaacttctaagtaccgaagtgtggtctgatcttcatctgcccttctctggaagtacctttcctccatccgggaatggtgtatttagctgatgaagatgcacaaggtaatgtatcaatttcactttgaagcttacttgtagtttcgggcttggtcaagtgcgatacaaaccctatagtaggagtcccccaagtcgccgagctaggagatctgccgaaagaggtgacagacaaggtaagcagtcaaacttccaagtaagcaacccaggatcagaggtttgacttcggcttccggttgattgttctccttctccttgtctctcattcaactgccaggataaggagaagcaaatggataagagatgatatgagatacttttgcttttgaagaagtaactttccacaggcttattcttgaactgtgctggagggttttctggtgcccttcagagtataaggccgactcaaaattttgagggtcaaaacaagtccatcaaatctagagtacgttcgaccttgatgatatgggatacttttgctgttgacggaataatgaatttggtatggaaaggtgtcgtgctgtagtgatctgtttcagctcaccgttgaaccttatgcctcaatcttttgcatggcagaagtggtgtgcaacctttgcatttaaatggtccttcagaacattccttcatagtgactcatccacgcttggcagcttcagtgtaaagagctaatatctgatcaactgtcatgaggtatttgccggtggaattcgtgaccttgacagcagttgaggatgagtactcgagagcaatgctaagtaagcaaccaggcaaaggctccaggcagtcagttccaaattggaggtttgatttcaggttccgactgactgctctctttctccttgtcctgcaggtgtggacaaggccaaagacaaagacagggagaaagcatgatatgggatactcttgctttcgaccctgatgatatgagatactcttgttcttggtgtggcttatttgctgaggtattatcggaggGAAATacagctgagtatttcgagaggttatgttgagggtgccttttcgaatgcgagaaagggttgagcatttttgcaggtttgcctgtccgttgaggagggaggtcaatgtatatagggatttcccaataacaagtagtaatgctattcctttacccttcttggtcacagcaatgtagtgggagctgccagcttcacgtgttttaattttgtcagagcactttgaaaaaatggtatgtggtatctggaaagctgatgttacgtgtgaagattacagacaagctttatctaaggaaatctggctctcgaagttctgagagttgtgcctcttcggtttttgaacaagcaatcccgtcgatgatctgactctcgagattcggaaagcggtgctactccggtttttgagaaagtaattatgttgggagtcttttctcgaatgtaagtaaaggttggacgttcttgccaacctgtcttgccgcaaaacacggaggtcgacacacatagggactttccagttgttaagcagtggtgctgttcctttacccttatgggtaatagtagggtagctggaacttcgaaattctcgtgcctaaactttgtcagagatctttgacaaagttatatgtggtacccgaggagttgatggtgcatatggagagcggtgattgaacagtaagattcacatgctttctacttcaccagaaatcttcgacagattgcccgtaatttccgcaaagctgagtgtgcatgtgacaggtgctgacgaggctgaaaaagcaggtgcttcttcgatttctgagatcggccctcgtggtctctgagcagcccagcttttgagaaagcaaacgcctcttcgatttctgaagctccgtcgagtgcagatttttatagaggctggcattaagttccacaacacacttgaatctctaccagtagaagctcatttcttgcacttctaagatcttgatttgtctgaccttttccctcttcaacacatttgaaaatgtctggaccctccgaccgtcgttttgacttgaaccttggagaagagacagccacgccttctccagacaacatatggcgcccatccttcatatcccctactggtcctcttaccgttggggattctgtgatgaagaatgatatgaccgctgcagtggtggccaggaaccttctcactcccaaagataacagactactttccaaacggtctgatgagttggctgttaaggactctctggctcttagtgttcagtgtgcaggttctgtgtctaatatggcccaacgcctatttgctagaacccgccaagttgaatcattggctgctgaagtgatgagtctcaaacaggagattagagggctcaagcatgagaataagcagttgcaccggctcgcccatgactatgctacaaacatgaagaggaagcttgaccagatgaaggaatctgatggtaaggttttacttgatcatcagcggtttgtgggtttgttccaaaggcatttattgccttcgtcctctggggctgtacctggtaatgaagcttcaaatgatgaacctccaatgcctcctccttccggggttttgtcaagtactgaggctccggataaccaccctccggtgctttctctttctggggctctaccgactgctgagacttcccctaagcaacctttgtgaaggctcccttttgtttgtttattttgactcatgtatatgtacatatttgtggcttatcgaaaatattaataaataaactttgcttcatttcaacatattgtgttaaatacaccaaagccttcttcataaagttctttgaatttttgcttttgttgaaacctgtattgttgaagctttgtgagtgaagcatgtagtttgaggtagtgttcccttaatttcctgagtgaggaaaacttctcggttggagacttgaaaaatccaagtcactgagtggttgtgagacttccgagtatcagggtgcagtagcatatggtgggagtcctccaagtcttcaggcgagaAGTGTTGCCGAATGAGATGTCTTGCTTGCTACTAATATGTCAAAGTAACGAAACCTTGTTTGGATGTCACACCTTCATATATGCCttatccaaaaatatttcaagCTAGGTTTAGCTTTGGgagggcccaaaatttttgtgtagcccaaaactgctcattTGTTTGCAAGcccacgaaaaaaaaaaaaaaaaaggatccaGTGCCTTTGTtcatttgttatttgtgtggCAAGCCCAAAGAGGAGAACATGTTTGTGCCCACTCCCctttatttagttttttgtgAAGCCCAATGTATTCTTGCTGCATATTGGGAGGTAGATAAGTAATAACAATGAGACTCAAAGTCTCATCCCTTTGCATGTGTCTTCTTCCCCATTTCCCCGGACTTTGTTCAATATGGCACTGTGCACTTATTCTTTTTGTCCGTCACTTTTGGTGGCTTTTGGCTATTCTTTTGACTGgcctttctctttctttgctGGAAAGGTCTTCATGTCCTCACAAAAATCTGAATGAGTCCAAAGGCATGATGAAGGAAAGTGGGTGTGGGAGCcaaggaagggaaggaaggaGTTAACGGAGAGGGTGCAGTAGCTCTGCAATAAAACATCATGTTCTGTAGCTCAACTCGCAaggttgtcttcatgaaagttgttccttagcttgtgaactacaacatatccgaaTTTGAAagccatcggagtagtacaactccaGATATTCAGGTATGTTGAGTAATTGTTCGTCATTTGTATATCAAAgtgtcagacttgttgtgagcgtcaaaaactccattttctcttgctcagatcaacatacttgcttcatcgaagttgttccttaacttgtgaactacaacatatccaaatttgagatccctcggagcagtataactccagaaatccaggtatgatgaatgactggttattatttttctgtcaacccgtcagatttgttgtgagctttgaaactccattttctcttgctcatatcagcatgctttcttcattgaagttgttcctcagcttgtgaactacaacatatccaaatttgaggtccctcggagcagtataactccagaaatccaggtatgatgagtgactgtttatcatttgtctgtcaacccgtcagatttgttgtgagctttgaaactctattttctcttactcagatcagcatgctttcttcattgaagttgttcctcagcttgtgaactacaacatatccaaatttgaggtccttcggagcagtataactccagaaatccaggtatgatgaatgactggttattatttttctgtcaacccgtcagatttgttgtgagcttcgaaactccattttctcttgctcagatcagcatgctttcttcattgaagttgttcctcatcgtctctttcataacatatcaaaaattcagaatgaactaatggttaaatatttccagatcttcgaaacatcacagcagcttcgaaatctgcaagaatccgactgtcatgcttggagcttcaacactttaatttccgtggctcaaacagaaatggttccttcttgaaagttgttcatctgctcaagaactagagggtgtccaaaattcagctccattggagaaaagcagcagctgcaaaaatttgatagaggaaaggaggcgaagctttgttggatttctcggctggggaagattccagttttttgtagcaact
Proteins encoded in this region:
- the LOC126628417 gene encoding serine carboxypeptidase-like 40; amino-acid sequence: MNTIKMQIIRPCLAIFSLLILSGFATQIHGSKQSQALSQLHRSKLKNVARIDKSPFVVILHANATKTHPQEGLKVKDRIVKLPGQPNVKFSQYGGYVTVDKKAGRAMFYYLVEAEQAKDSSPLLLWLNGGPGCSSLAYGAMLELGPFRIHSDGKTLYRNRFSWNHAANVLFLESPAGVGFSYSNRTSDYDASGDRNTAADNYVFLVNWLERFPEYKGREFYISGESYAGHYVPQLAHTILYHNKRANKTIINLKGIIIGNAVINDETDTKGMYDYLASHAIISDKTANDINKYCNFAPTVTTDQHKECSDATDAAAKDTYYVDIYNIYAPSCLSTNLTAKPKKTSIFKFDPCSEDYAYAYLNRPDVQQALHANVTKLSHDWEPCSDVITWGDSALTVLPLLHEFLENGLRVWIFSGDIDGRVPVTSTKYSLDKMNLPVKTEWHAWFLSGEVAGYTQVFEGGLTFATVRQAGHQVPSYQPARGLSLIKHFLDGTPLPDTKRYN